One Solanum pennellii chromosome 9, SPENNV200 DNA segment encodes these proteins:
- the LOC107029832 gene encoding apoptosis-enhancing nuclease-like, which yields MEFEPSKVPIQPLSTIRHKCSACFKQYKKKEHLIEHIKASYHSVHDPKCGVCNKHCKSFESLREHVAGPLSKVNCSSIFAERGCILCLKICSSVDSLDEHKEICHLTTPRPIDTIEMLYSEDGVDKSNGLSSIRSREAVAIDCEMVGGGSDCSLDLCARVCLVDEDEKLIFHTFVLPQIPVTDYRYEITGMTEVNLRDAMPLNEVRERILQILHNGESISRVRLDGGRAKLLVGHNLEKHLDCLKMNYPDHLWRDTATYRPLMKTNFVSHSLKYLTKTYLGYDIQVGSHDPYQDSVSVMRLYKKIRSQDHPMEGTIRASNSPALSFSSSSDPWKSMAHENMTPKELLEISRSNYKCWCLDSRDAAQR from the exons ATGGAATTCGAACCCTCAAAAGTTCCTATACAACCCCTCTCCACTATAAG GCACAAATGTTCTGCTTGTTTCAAGCAGTACAAGAAGAAGGAACATCTCATTGAACATATAAAAGCGTCTTATCATTCGGTTCATGATCCTAAATGTGGTGTTTGTAACAAGCATTGCAAATCGTTTGAATCACTAAGGGAGCACGTTGCTG GTCCATTGTCCAAAGTGAATTGTTCAAGCATCTTTGCGGAAAGAGGCTGCATTTTGTGTCTGAAAATCTGCAGCAGCGTGGACTCTCTCGATGAGCATAAGGAGATATGTCATCTAACCACTCCTCGACCCATT GATACAATTGAGATGCTTTATTCCGAAGACGGAGTGGATAAAAGTAATGGACTTAGCAGCATAAGAAGTCGGGAAGCAGTTGCCATAGATTGTGAAATGGTTGGAGGGGGAAGTGATTGCTCACTAGACCTTTGTGCAAGGGTATGCCTAGTTGACGAAGATGAGAAGCTTATTTTTCACACTTTTGTTCTACCTCAGATTCCTGTGACTGATTATAG GTATGAAATTACTGGTATGACGGAGGTAAATCTACGAGATGCCATGCCTCTGAATGAAGTCCGGGAGAGAATTTTGCAGATTCTTCACAATGGAGAGTCAATTAGTAGAGTAAGATTGGATGGTGGAAGAGCAAAATTACTTGTTGGCCATAACCTTGAGAAACACCTGGATTGCCTGAAAATGAATTATCCTGATCATCTTTGGAG AGATACTGCAACATATCGTCCCCTGATGAAGACCAATTTCGTCAGCCACTCTCTGAAATATCTAACCAAGACTTATCTAGG ATATGATATCCAAGTTGGTTCCCATGATCCTTACCAAGATTCAGTGTCTGTCATGCGGTTGTATAAGAAGATCCGCTCACAAGACCACCCAATGGAAGGGACTATTAGGGCATCAAATTCACCGGCTCTAAGCTTTAGCAGTAGCTCTGATCCATGGAAATCCATGGCACACGAGAACATGACGCCTAAGGAGCTGTTAGAGATATCAAGATCCAACTATAAGTGTTGGTGTCTTGATTCACGGGATGCAGCGCAGAGGTGA
- the LOC107030868 gene encoding uncharacterized protein LOC107030868 → MEPFADVSCILKVDVHCDACKMKMVEVLSSVCGVYALTINAEKGEVNVCGEVDPNLLVKALKGTGKHAEIVHIKLKHPSLTTPTTHYRPYSGYGHGYHGLGYGYGYGHSHGYGYSRGHDYYNTMPMSPYNYSMRRSMIMEQPHYYGHHASSYPRYRPFFY, encoded by the exons ATGGAGCCCTTTGCAGACGTG agttGCATATTGAAAGTGGATGTTCATTGCGATGCGTGCAAGATGAAGATGGTGGAAGTGTTAAGCTCCGTATGCG GTGTGTATGCATTGACAATAAATGCAGAAAAAGGAGAAGTAAATGTATGTGGAGAAGTTGATCCCAACTTATTAGTGAAGGCACTAAAAGGAACAGGAAAACATGCAGAAATAGTACATATAAAGCTTAAGCATCCTTCTCTTACTACTCCAACAACACATTATCGTCCTTATAGTGGTTATGGCCATGGTTACCATGGCCTTGGCTACGGTTACGGTTATGGCCATAGCCACGGCTATGGTTATAGTCGTGGTCATGACTACTATAACACAATGCCAATGAGTCCATACAATTATTCAATGAGAAGATCCATGATAATGGAGCAACCTCACTACTACGGTCATCATGCTTCTTCATATCCTAG GTATCGGCCATTTTTCtactaa
- the LOC107030380 gene encoding uncharacterized protein LOC107030380 has protein sequence MKFLSDVESPTPFMSSFSNSSMASMDEGRYCRCGNDALLKTSWTQLNLGRRFLTGRISKKMGGRDYFLWYEDRHPPQANKVMWGLLKKVNASDEKLKRARNIFIVGVVTTGLLMFGIWKLKPNC, from the exons atgaaatttttgtcTGATGTAGAGTCCCCAACG CCTTTCATGTCAAGCTTCTCCAATTCTTCCATGGCATCTATGGATGAAGGTCGATATTGTAGGTGTGGTAATGACGCATTATTAAAGACTTCATGGACCCAATTAAATCTAGGGCGAAGGTTTTTGACTGGTAGAATTTCAAAG AAAATGGGTGGTCGTGACTATTTTCTTTGGTACGAAGATCGACACCCTCCACAAGCAAACAAGGTAATGTGGGGATTGTTGAAGAAAGTCAATGCTTCTGATGAAAAGTTAAAGCGAGCAcgaaatatatttattgttggTGTCGTTACTACTGGGTTGcttatgtttggaatatggaaATTGAAGCCTAATTGTTAG
- the LOC107031784 gene encoding endo-1,3;1,4-beta-D-glucanase-like: MAGTQCCENPPALSSSSGYGSVFELGGLKTYVSGSSDSKKAILLISDIFGYEAPNLRKLADKVAADGYYVVVPDFFYGDPYNSENKERTIQVWLESHGTDKGFEDAKHVIAALKDKGISAIGAAGFCWGGKVVVQLATSANIQAAVLLHPSFVSVDDFTEVKAPIAILGAELDRPTPPELIMQFKEILSSKPEVDSFVKIYPGVAHGWTVRYNVEDKKAVQSAEEAHQDMLNWFAKHVK; the protein is encoded by the exons ATGGCAGGGACACAGTGCTGTGAGAATCCACCAGCTTTGAGCTCAAGCAGTGGCTATGGATCTGTTTTTGAACTTGGAGGACTCAAAACCTACGTCTCTGGTTCTTCCGATTCCAAAAAAGCCATCCTCCTCATCTCTGACATTTTTG GTTATGAAGCACCAAATCTGAG GAAGCTTGCTGACAAAGTTGCAGCTGATGGTTACTATGTGGTGGTTCCTGATTTTTTTTATGGGGATCCTTACAATTCTGAAAATAAGGAGCGGACTATACAAGTCTGGTTAGAATCACATGGAACA GATAAAGGATTTGAAGATGCAAAGCATGTTATTGCAGCTTTAAAAGATAAAGGCATATCTGCAATTGGAGCAGCAGGTTTTTGCTGGGGTG GAAAGGTGGTTGTACAATTAGCTACTTCTGCGAATATTCAAGCTGCAGTGCTATTGCACCCATCATTTGTCTCTGTGGATGATTTTACGG AGGTGAAGGCACCAATAGCTATTTTAGGAGCTGAGTTAGATCGTCCAACTCCTCCTGAGCTTATTATGCAGTTTAAGGAGATTTTATCATCAAAACCTGAG GTGGACAGCTTTGTGAAAATATATCCTGGTGTTGCCCATGGGTGGACTGTGCGATACAACGTGGAGGACAAGAAGGCTGTGCAGAGTGCCGAAGAAGCTCATCAGGATATGCTGAACTGGTTTGCCAAGCATGTCAAGTGA